In Odocoileus virginianus isolate 20LAN1187 ecotype Illinois chromosome 15, Ovbor_1.2, whole genome shotgun sequence, a genomic segment contains:
- the ZHX2 gene encoding zinc fingers and homeoboxes protein 2, which produces MASKRKSTTPCMVRTSQVVEQDVPEEADRAKEKGIGMPQPESAKDTWAAEPENSSKDNEVIEVKSTGENQSKKLQGGYECKYCPYSTQNLNEFTEHVDMQHPNVILNPLYVCAECNFTTKKYDSLSDHNSKFHPGETNFKLKLIKRNNQTVLEQSIDTTNHIVSITTSGPGSGDGDPGISVSKTPIMKPGKPKADAKKVPKKPEEATPENHVEGTARLVTDAAEILSRLGGVELLQDSLGHVMPSVQLPPNINLVPKVPVPLNTTKYNSALDTNATMINSFNKFPYPTQAELSWLTAASKHPEEHIRIWFATQRLKHGISWSPEEVEEARKKMFNGTIQSVPPTITVLPAQLAPTKMSQPILQTALPCQILGQTSLVLTQVTSGPATVSCSPITLAVAGVTNHGQKRPLVTPQAAPEPKRPHVAQVPEPPPKAANPSLTPASDRKKTKEQIAHLKASFLQSQFPDDAEVYRLIEVTGLARSEIKKWFSDHRYRCQRGIVHITSESLAKDQLALAASRHGRTYHAYPDFTPQKFKEKTQGQMKILEDSFLKSSFPTQAELDRLRVETKLSRREIDSWFSERRKLRDSMEQAVLDSMGSGKKGPDAAAPNGALSRLDQLSGAQLASSLPSPSPAITKSQEQVHLLRSTFARTQWPTPQEYDQLAAKTGLVRTEIVRWFKENRCLLKTGTLKWLEQYQPQHVADDHGYDASSRKVVKTVITENPKNGSEGGHQYYKDPKKLCDEDLEKPGPRGKAGGEQTKDSLPAKPSEATSDRSEGNSRDGQASDENEESGVVDWVEVTVGEEDAASDRSDSWSQTAAEGTGELADTDSDSGPAEAGQA; this is translated from the coding sequence ATGGCAAGCAAACGAAAATCCACCACCCCGTGCATGGTTCGGACATCACAAGTGGTAGAACAAGATGTGCCCGAGGAAGCAGACAGGGCCAAAGAGAAAGGAATTGGCATGCCACAGCCTGAATCAGCCAAGGACACTTGGGCAGCAGAACCTGAAAACTCTTCCAAAGACAATGAAGTGATAGAGGTGAAATCTACAGGGGAAAACCAATCCAAAAAGCTCCAAGGTGGTTACGAATGCAAATACTGCCCCTACTCCACGCAGAACCTGAACGAGTTCACGGAGCACGTTGACATGCAACACCCCAACGTGATCCTCAACCCCCTCTACGTGTGTGCCGAATGTAACTTCACAACCAAAAAGTACGATTCCTTGTCTGACCACAACTCCAAGTTCCATCCCGGGGAGACCAACTTCAAGCTGAAGCTCATCAAGCGCAATAATCAGACCGTCTTGGAGCAGTCCATCGACACCACCAACCACATCGTGTCCATCACCACCAGCGGCCCCGGAAGCGGGGATGGTGACCCCGGGATCTCAGTGAGTAAAACCCCCATCATGAAGCCAGGGAAACCGAAAGCCGATGCCAAGAAGGTGCCCAAGAAGCCGGAGGAGGCCACCCCCGAGAACCACGTGGAAGGGACCGCCCGCCTCGTGACAGATGCCGCTGAGATCCTCTCGAGACTCGGGGGCGTGGAGCTCCTTCAGGACTCGCTAGGACACGTCATGCCTTCTGTCCAGCTCCCACCAAATATCAACCTTGTCCCCAAGGTCCCCGTCCCGCTGAACACTACCAAATATAATTCTGCCCTGGATACCAACGCCACCATGATCAACTCCTTCAACAAGTTCCCCTACCCGACCCAGGCAGAGCTGTCCTGGCTGACGGCAGCTTCCAAACACCCAGAGGAGCACATCAGAATCTGGTTTGCCACCCAGCGCTTAAAGCACGGCATCAGCTGGTCCccggaggaggtggaggaggcccGGAAGAAGATGTTCAATGGCACCATCCAGTCTGTCCCCCCGACGATCACTGTGCTGCCTGCTCAGTTGGCCCCCACGAAGATGTCACAGCCCATCCTCCAGACGGCTCTCCCATGCCAGATCCTTGGCCAGACCAGCCTGGTGCTGACTCAGGTGACCAGCGGGCCAGCGACTGTCTCCTGCTCCCCCATCACGCTTGCTGTGGCTGGAGTGACCAACCACGGCCAGAAGAGACCTCTAGTGACTCCCCAGGCTGCCCCAGAGCCCAAGCGCCCCCACGTCGCTCAAGTGCCAGAGCCCCCACCCAAGGCGGCCAACCCCTCGCTGACCCCAGCCAGCGATCGCAAGAAGACCAAGGAGCAGATAGCGCACCTGAAGGCGAGCTTCCTGCAGAGCCAGTTCCCCGACGACGCTGAGGTCTACCGGCTCATCGAGGTGACTGGCCTCGCCAGGAGCGAGATCAAGAAGTGGTTCAGCGACCACCGGTACCGGTGTCAACGGGGCATCGTCCACATCACCAGCGAATCCCTCGCCAAAGACCAGCTGGCCCTCGCCGCCTCCCGCCATGGCCGCACGTACCACGCGTACCCAGATTTCACCCCACAGAAGTTCAAAGAGAAAACCCAAGGTCAGATGAAAATCCTGGAAGACAGCTTTCTGAAAAGCTCTTTCCCGACCCAAGCAGAACTGGACAGGCTGCGGGTGGAGACGAAGCTGAGCCGGAGAGAGATCGACTCCTGGTTCTCAGAGAGGCGCAAGCTTCGGGACAGCATGGAGCAGGCCGTCCTGGATTCCATGGGGTCCGGCAAGAAAGGGCCAGACGCAGCGGCCCCCAACGGTGCCCTGTCCCGACTTGACCAGCTCTCCGGTGCCCAGCTGGCGAGCTCTCTGCCCAGCCCCTCACCAGCGATTACAAAAAGTCAAGAGCAGGTTCATCTCCTGAGGAGCACGTTTGCCCGAACCCAGTGGCCGACCCCGCAGGAGTATGACCAGCTGGCGGCCAAGACCGGCCTGGTGCGAACTGAAATCGTGCGCTGGTTCAAGGAGAACAGATGCTTGCTCAAAACTGGAACCTTGAAATGGCTAGAGCAGTACCAGCCGCAGCACGTGGCAGACGATCACGGCTACGACGCCTCATCGAGGAAAGTGGTCAAGACCGTCATCACCGAGAACCCGAAGAACGGGAGTGAGGGGGGTCATCAGTACTACAAGGACCCCAAAAAGCTCTGTGACGAGGACCTGGAGAAGCCAGGACCCAGAGGGAAGGCAGGTGGCGAGCAGACGAAAGACAGTTTGCCGGCAAAGCCCTCGGAGGCCACGTCGGACCGGTCAGAAGGCAACAGCCGGGACGGCCAGGCCAGTGATGAGAATGAGGAGTCGGGCGTCGTGGATTGGGTGGAGGTGACGGTCGGAGAGGAGGATGCCGCCTCCGACAGGTCGGACAGCTGGAGTCAGACGGCGGCAGAAGGCACGGGGGAGCTGGCCGACACGGACTCGGACAGCGGCCCTGCGGAAGCCGGCCAGGCCTAG